The proteins below are encoded in one region of Rhodothermales bacterium:
- a CDS encoding clostripain-related cysteine peptidase: MAIQVQNSQSATQAYSMPSRCIYCVAPLLFLLLSCSTVRLPSDVTTSGDTITTPVRYSIVFVIHGDGKYRYHDTVGGSHQADEMALDSAHEIAAQNPQAEAFIFHERRRPGFLRRLITRRDGAFYYYRQGKLLAAESYRRYRKSERFDAAVNLYNQFRAPSELDQTRLFFYFGHEIPEFGGAGYDASHPRETFTVDDLAGGVEQWSRGAGRFDILVLATCYGGTPHTIAGLSPYARYIVASPENLHLSYFDLQPFKQLHLHLTRDSAHAFAEQFARHAFLRLTTEVQTAVTVALYDVDRVASYVTAVDSMYQRVISHREEPAPLLRLPIDCAEEPLFTRPDMHEGVTLFYRPPQFGRARSKRDHSGWECPAL, from the coding sequence ATGGCCATTCAAGTTCAAAACAGCCAGAGCGCCACGCAGGCATACTCGATGCCCTCCAGATGCATCTACTGCGTGGCGCCTTTGCTGTTTTTATTACTTTCCTGTAGTACGGTTCGGCTGCCGTCAGACGTCACGACGTCAGGTGACACCATCACCACACCTGTAAGGTATTCGATCGTCTTCGTCATCCACGGGGATGGGAAATATCGCTATCACGATACCGTGGGTGGATCACATCAGGCAGACGAGATGGCGCTCGATTCGGCACACGAAATCGCGGCGCAGAACCCACAGGCGGAGGCGTTCATCTTTCATGAGCGACGCCGGCCGGGATTTCTTCGACGCCTGATCACGCGGCGTGATGGCGCGTTTTATTACTACCGTCAAGGTAAACTCCTCGCTGCCGAATCGTACCGGCGCTACCGCAAATCCGAACGATTTGACGCAGCCGTAAACCTCTACAATCAGTTCCGGGCGCCATCAGAGTTGGATCAAACACGACTTTTTTTCTACTTCGGTCACGAAATACCTGAGTTCGGTGGCGCAGGCTACGATGCGTCGCATCCACGGGAGACGTTTACGGTCGATGACCTCGCCGGCGGAGTCGAACAGTGGTCCCGCGGGGCCGGCCGATTTGATATTCTCGTTCTCGCTACCTGTTATGGAGGCACACCCCATACCATCGCGGGCCTCTCGCCTTATGCCCGGTATATTGTCGCGTCACCTGAAAACCTTCACCTCTCCTACTTCGACCTCCAACCGTTCAAGCAACTCCACCTCCACCTGACGCGTGACAGCGCCCATGCCTTTGCCGAGCAATTTGCGCGACACGCCTTCCTCCGCCTGACAACAGAAGTACAGACGGCGGTGACCGTAGCCCTCTATGACGTGGATCGGGTGGCATCCTATGTGACTGCGGTCGACAGCATGTACCAGCGCGTAATTTCGCATAGAGAAGAGCCGGCTCCCTTGCTTCGTCTGCCCATCGATTGCGCCGAGGAGCCTTTGTTCACACGGCCCGACATGCACGAGGGAGTCACTCTCTTTTACCGCCCCCCACAATTCGGTCGCGCGCGAAGCAAGAGGGACCATTCAGGTTGGGAATGCCCTGCGCTCTAA
- a CDS encoding Thivi_2564 family membrane protein, protein MPLLNVVIVLIVVGVLLWLVNQYIPMDRKIKSILNAVVVIAVVIWLLSVFGLIDSLSSIRLGN, encoded by the coding sequence ATGCCCCTTTTAAACGTTGTTATCGTACTCATCGTGGTCGGCGTACTGTTGTGGTTGGTGAATCAGTATATCCCTATGGATCGAAAAATAAAGTCGATCCTGAATGCGGTGGTGGTGATTGCCGTCGTGATCTGGTTGCTGAGTGTGTTCGGTTTGATCGATTCCTTATCAAGCATCCGACTCGGAAATTAA